A region from the Sphingopyxis lindanitolerans genome encodes:
- a CDS encoding type IV secretion system DNA-binding domain-containing protein produces MTQGHDFASRSHSLWRMRMAHFQQRFGFFSKLILACTGAGAIIWSQFTLPTWTWTVAGQCLGGKVLQVFAEMAGRDIQMNIAFGGRRATIPARIVASDPLFADQFNAAATALLIGAVIGLALGFLTVWLIQRTMSSQGEDTLSDRILGGTRLVPQEELAEDAGQDDPCAIAIGPVPIPRQIETRHFAFLGTTGSGKTTALRQMLDRIEARGEPALVYDTSGEFIAHYYDPERGDVILNPFDARCAFWSPFDEISHPADADRIARQLVSETGSQDDDVWLETSRILVANMLRSLWAEGNCNLEALLEALQVKSKEQLKHWLGHTSSARTFADDADRATGSVLFMLAKAANLIQFLRIDDGGAERFAFRDFIAGLDAREGAKPWIFVPRKEDYFEAAKPLMACWLECAASAVLGLSPSPQRRIWFVLDELADLPRVENLARLLPEGRKFGAAIVLTFQALGQMRNRYGANIAEAMLACCNTKLFLQTVDRETRQWASQTIGDCEIEMRVATDTLSIGNEVPRTTIATQRAFRAAVLESELRLAPHQGYLLLPDGLPVARIGLTADHITGRGQARQPGFVAGDPAGTLWSRVSEIARNAAPDAKPGPV; encoded by the coding sequence ATGACCCAGGGACATGATTTTGCGTCCCGCTCGCACTCGCTCTGGCGCATGCGGATGGCGCATTTCCAGCAACGCTTCGGCTTCTTCTCCAAGCTGATCCTGGCCTGCACGGGAGCCGGGGCGATCATCTGGTCACAGTTCACCTTGCCGACTTGGACATGGACCGTCGCCGGTCAGTGTCTGGGCGGAAAGGTGCTGCAAGTGTTCGCCGAAATGGCCGGGCGCGACATTCAGATGAACATCGCTTTCGGAGGTCGTCGGGCGACCATTCCCGCGCGGATCGTGGCAAGCGATCCACTATTCGCGGACCAGTTCAACGCGGCTGCCACCGCGTTGCTGATCGGCGCCGTGATCGGTCTGGCGCTGGGGTTTCTCACCGTGTGGCTGATCCAGCGGACCATGTCGTCGCAGGGCGAGGACACGCTCTCCGATCGCATCCTCGGCGGCACCCGACTGGTACCGCAGGAGGAGTTAGCCGAGGACGCCGGACAAGATGATCCCTGTGCGATAGCCATCGGTCCAGTGCCCATCCCACGCCAGATCGAGACTCGGCACTTTGCCTTTCTCGGCACTACGGGCAGCGGCAAGACCACTGCGCTCCGCCAGATGCTCGATCGCATTGAGGCGCGCGGCGAGCCGGCGTTGGTCTATGACACAAGCGGGGAGTTCATCGCCCACTACTACGACCCCGAGCGCGGTGACGTGATCCTCAATCCGTTCGACGCCCGCTGCGCCTTCTGGTCGCCCTTTGATGAGATTTCGCATCCGGCCGATGCCGACCGGATCGCGCGGCAGCTCGTGTCCGAAACCGGCAGCCAAGACGACGATGTCTGGCTGGAGACGAGCCGCATTCTCGTCGCCAACATGCTTCGTTCGCTATGGGCTGAGGGCAACTGCAATCTGGAGGCCCTGCTCGAAGCCTTGCAGGTCAAGAGCAAGGAACAGCTGAAGCACTGGCTGGGGCACACCTCGTCGGCGCGAACCTTCGCCGACGACGCCGACCGCGCCACCGGCTCGGTGCTGTTCATGCTCGCCAAGGCCGCGAACCTGATTCAGTTCCTGCGTATCGACGACGGGGGTGCGGAGCGTTTCGCCTTCCGCGATTTCATCGCCGGGCTGGATGCGCGCGAGGGCGCGAAGCCATGGATATTCGTCCCGCGCAAGGAGGACTATTTCGAAGCCGCCAAGCCGCTCATGGCCTGCTGGCTTGAATGCGCGGCGAGCGCTGTGCTCGGCCTATCGCCATCGCCGCAGCGGCGCATATGGTTCGTGCTCGACGAACTGGCCGACCTCCCGCGCGTCGAGAACCTGGCGAGACTTCTACCTGAGGGCCGCAAGTTCGGTGCTGCGATCGTGCTGACTTTCCAGGCGCTGGGACAGATGCGCAACCGCTACGGCGCGAACATCGCCGAAGCCATGTTGGCCTGCTGCAACACCAAGCTGTTCTTGCAAACCGTCGATCGCGAAACCCGCCAGTGGGCCAGCCAGACTATCGGCGATTGCGAGATCGAAATGCGCGTCGCCACCGATACGCTCTCGATCGGGAATGAGGTGCCGCGCACCACGATTGCCACCCAGCGCGCCTTTCGCGCCGCAGTGCTTGAAAGCGAACTGAGGCTTGCGCCGCATCAAGGCTATTTGCTGCTGCCCGATGGCTTGCCGGTCGCGCGCATCGGGCTCACCGCCGATCATATCACCGGACGCGGGCAGGCCCGTCAGCCCGGCTTCGTCGCAGGCGATCCAGCGGGCACGCTTTGGAGCCGGGTGAGTGAGATCGCTCGCAATGCCGCGCCCGATGCCAAGCCGGGGCCGGTCTGA